The Flaviramulus sp. BrNp1-15 genome has a window encoding:
- a CDS encoding 3-oxoacyl-ACP synthase, whose product MEIKEKLYTKCIQFIENRHQTIQKSISEIQESLLSETKSSAGDKHETGRAMLQLEREKAGNQLAEIEKTKQTLSKINIENNSKIIGLGSIVYTTKANYFISISAGELTLDNVIFYAISANTPIGQLLIGKTVDETIAFREQRFKIEKVL is encoded by the coding sequence ATGGAAATAAAAGAAAAATTATATACCAAATGTATTCAGTTTATTGAAAATAGACATCAAACTATACAAAAATCAATAAGCGAAATTCAAGAATCATTACTTTCTGAAACCAAAAGTAGCGCAGGCGACAAGCATGAAACAGGTCGCGCCATGTTACAGTTAGAACGCGAAAAAGCAGGAAATCAACTTGCAGAAATTGAAAAAACTAAACAGACCTTATCAAAGATAAATATTGAAAACAATTCAAAAATTATTGGTTTAGGCAGTATCGTTTATACTACAAAAGCAAATTATTTTATTTCAATTAGTGCAGGTGAACTTACATTAGATAATGTAATATTTTATGCGATTTCTGCCAATACACCCATTGGGCAATTGCTAATAGGTAAAACAGTTGATGAAACAATAGCTTTTAGAGAACAAAGGTTTAAAATAGAAAAGGTCTTATAA
- the accC gene encoding acetyl-CoA carboxylase biotin carboxylase subunit — MFKKILIANRGEIALRVIRTCKEMGIKTVAVYSTVDAESLHVKFADEAVCIGPAPSSESYLKMSNIIAAAEITNADAIHPGYGFLSENAKFSKICEEHGIKFIGASPEMIDRMGDKANAKATMKAAGVPCVPGSEGVISDFKECEKVAKETGYPVMLKASAGGGGKGMRAVWKPENLKDAWDSARQESKAAFGNDDMYMEKLIEEPRHIEIQIVGDSRGKACHLSERDCSIQRRHQKLTEEVPSPFMTDKLRDQMGKAAVKAAEYIKYEGAGTIEFLVDKHRNFYFMEMNTRIQVEHPITEQVIDFDLIREQILVAAGVPISGKNYTPKLHSIECRINAEDPYNGFRPSPGMITTLHAPGGHGVRLDTHVYAGYAIPPNYDSMIAKLITTAQTREEAINKMKRALDEFVIEGIKTTIPFHRQLMDHPDYLAGNYTTKFMEDFVMEKQVEE; from the coding sequence ATGTTCAAAAAAATATTGATTGCCAATAGAGGAGAAATAGCACTTCGTGTTATTAGAACCTGTAAAGAAATGGGTATTAAAACAGTTGCAGTTTACTCAACTGTTGATGCCGAAAGTTTACATGTCAAGTTTGCCGATGAAGCGGTTTGTATAGGACCAGCACCAAGTAGCGAGTCTTATTTAAAAATGTCTAATATTATAGCTGCTGCAGAAATTACAAATGCAGATGCTATTCACCCAGGATACGGTTTTTTGTCTGAAAACGCTAAGTTTTCAAAAATTTGCGAGGAGCACGGTATAAAGTTTATTGGAGCTTCACCAGAGATGATTGATAGAATGGGAGACAAAGCCAATGCCAAAGCTACTATGAAAGCTGCTGGCGTACCATGTGTACCAGGAAGTGAAGGTGTTATTAGTGATTTTAAGGAATGTGAAAAGGTTGCTAAAGAAACGGGCTATCCTGTAATGTTAAAAGCTTCTGCAGGTGGTGGAGGTAAAGGTATGCGTGCCGTTTGGAAGCCAGAGAATTTAAAAGACGCTTGGGATTCTGCAAGACAAGAAAGTAAAGCGGCCTTTGGAAATGACGATATGTACATGGAAAAACTTATTGAAGAACCAAGACATATTGAAATCCAAATTGTTGGTGATTCTCGCGGAAAAGCATGTCATTTATCAGAAAGAGATTGTTCAATTCAACGTCGCCATCAAAAACTTACCGAAGAAGTTCCTTCACCATTTATGACAGATAAACTTAGGGACCAAATGGGGAAAGCTGCAGTTAAAGCTGCAGAATACATAAAATATGAAGGTGCTGGAACCATAGAGTTTTTAGTAGATAAGCACAGGAATTTCTATTTTATGGAAATGAATACTCGTATTCAAGTAGAACACCCTATTACCGAACAAGTAATAGATTTCGATTTAATACGTGAACAAATACTAGTGGCTGCAGGTGTGCCAATTTCTGGTAAAAATTATACACCAAAGTTACATTCAATAGAATGTCGTATAAATGCAGAAGATCCTTATAATGGTTTTAGACCATCACCAGGAATGATAACGACATTACATGCTCCGGGAGGCCATGGAGTACGATTAGACACACATGTGTACGCGGGTTACGCAATTCCTCCTAATTACGATTCTATGATTGCTAAGTTGATTACAACTGCGCAAACCAGAGAAGAAGCAATTAATAAAATGAAGCGCGCTTTAGATGAGTTTGTTATCGAAGGAATTAAAACTACCATTCCATTTCACAGACAATTAATGGATCACCCAGATTATTTGGCAGGTAATTATACCACCAAGTTTATGGAAGATTTCGTCATGGAAAAACAAGTAGAAGAATAA
- the accB gene encoding acetyl-CoA carboxylase biotin carboxyl carrier protein, producing the protein MDIKEIQNLIKFVAKSGASEVKLEMDDIKITIKTGSDSETTIVHQVPAPQIPQVAATPTAVEATTPAATPAPAATKTEEDSKYITIKSPIIGTFYRKPSPDKPLFVEVGQTIAEGDVLCIIEAMKLFNEIESEVSGKIVKILVDDASPVEFDQPLFLVDPS; encoded by the coding sequence ATGGATATAAAAGAAATTCAAAATCTAATCAAGTTTGTTGCAAAATCAGGAGCAAGTGAGGTTAAATTGGAGATGGATGATATAAAAATCACTATTAAAACTGGGTCTGATTCAGAAACCACGATTGTACATCAAGTTCCTGCACCACAGATACCTCAAGTGGCAGCTACACCAACTGCTGTAGAAGCTACAACTCCAGCAGCAACACCAGCACCAGCAGCAACTAAAACAGAAGAAGATTCAAAATATATTACAATAAAATCTCCAATAATAGGTACATTTTATAGAAAGCCATCACCAGATAAACCATTATTTGTTGAGGTAGGACAAACTATTGCCGAAGGCGATGTGCTTTGTATTATAGAAGCCATGAAGCTTTTCAACGAAATTGAGTCTGAAGTTTCAGGAAAAATAGTTAAAATATTAGTTGATGATGCCTCTCCTGTAGAGTTTGATCAACCATTATTTTTAGTAGACCCATCTTAA
- a CDS encoding prolyl oligopeptidase family protein has product MKKIIISLFSLFILMACKQENPKSNNITVNYPQTKTVDTVDTYFDVEVKDPYRWLEDDRSEDTEAWVKAQNKATFGYLDNIPFRTELKERLSSLWNYEKVGAPFIEGDYTYFSKNDGLQNQNVYYRKKGDGEAEIFLDPNTFSKDGTISLGGMSFSKDGKTLAYSISEGGSDWRKILIMNAETKEIIEDTLIDVKFTQLSWYKNEGFYYSSYDKPKGSELSAKTDQHKVYYHKLGTSQKEDALIFGGTPKEKHRYIYGTVTEDDKYLVITPRISTSGNKLYIKDLSIPNSPLITILDHTDSDTNIIDNEGSKLFLVTNLNAPNKKVVSVDASNPTPENWVDVIPETKEVLTPSTGGGYLFAHYMVDAISKVKQYNYDGTFVRDIQLPGLGTASGFGCKKEEKTDYFYFTNYNTPSSIFQFNVDSGKYELYWKPSIEFNSADYESNQVFYTSKDGTKVPMMITHKKGLELNGKNPTILYGYGGFNISLTPSFGITNAVWMEQGGILAVPNLRGGGEYGKAWHDAGTKKQKQNVFDDFIAAGEYLIENNYTSSDYLAIRGGSNGGLLVGAVMTQRPDLAKVALPAVGVLDMLRYHTFTAGAGWAYDYGTAEDNKEMFEYLKGYSPLHNIKPDVQYPATLVTTGDHDDRVVPAHSFKFAAELQSKQAGNNPTLIRIETDAGHGAGTPVSKIIEQYADIFGFTLYNMGYEVLPSKTENFKD; this is encoded by the coding sequence ATGAAAAAAATAATTATCAGTTTGTTTAGTTTATTTATTTTAATGGCTTGCAAACAAGAAAACCCAAAATCAAACAATATTACCGTGAATTATCCCCAAACAAAAACTGTAGACACTGTAGACACTTATTTTGATGTAGAAGTAAAAGACCCATATCGTTGGCTGGAAGATGATAGAAGTGAAGACACCGAGGCTTGGGTTAAAGCACAAAACAAGGCTACTTTTGGGTATTTAGATAATATTCCTTTTAGAACAGAACTAAAAGAGCGTTTGTCTAGTTTATGGAATTACGAAAAAGTAGGCGCTCCTTTTATTGAAGGCGATTACACTTATTTCTCTAAAAATGATGGTTTGCAAAACCAGAATGTGTATTACAGAAAAAAAGGCGATGGAGAAGCAGAAATATTTCTAGATCCAAATACGTTTTCAAAAGATGGCACCATTTCTTTAGGAGGAATGAGTTTTTCGAAAGATGGAAAAACATTAGCATATTCTATTTCTGAAGGCGGAAGCGATTGGAGAAAAATTTTAATAATGAATGCTGAAACCAAGGAAATTATAGAAGACACCCTTATTGATGTGAAATTCACTCAACTTTCTTGGTACAAAAATGAAGGTTTTTATTATTCTAGTTACGATAAGCCAAAAGGTAGTGAGCTTTCAGCAAAAACCGATCAGCATAAAGTTTATTATCATAAATTAGGAACATCACAAAAAGAAGATGCCTTAATTTTTGGAGGAACACCCAAAGAAAAACATCGGTACATTTATGGTACAGTTACAGAAGATGATAAATATTTAGTAATTACACCTCGTATCTCAACATCAGGAAATAAGCTTTATATAAAAGATCTTTCTATACCAAACAGTCCGTTAATTACAATTTTAGATCATACAGATAGTGATACCAATATTATAGATAATGAAGGAAGCAAATTGTTTCTTGTAACCAATTTAAATGCCCCAAATAAAAAAGTAGTTTCTGTTGATGCTTCAAACCCTACACCAGAAAATTGGGTAGATGTTATTCCGGAAACAAAAGAGGTTTTAACACCTTCAACAGGCGGTGGGTATTTATTTGCTCATTATATGGTTGATGCTATTTCAAAAGTAAAACAATACAATTATGATGGTACTTTTGTCAGAGACATCCAACTTCCTGGTCTAGGAACAGCTAGTGGTTTTGGGTGTAAGAAAGAAGAAAAAACAGATTACTTCTACTTTACTAATTACAATACACCATCTAGTATTTTTCAATTTAATGTAGATTCTGGTAAGTATGAATTATACTGGAAACCATCTATTGAGTTTAATAGTGCCGATTATGAAAGTAATCAAGTATTCTATACATCTAAAGACGGAACAAAAGTCCCTATGATGATTACCCACAAAAAAGGGTTGGAATTAAATGGTAAAAACCCAACTATACTATATGGGTATGGTGGTTTTAATATTAGTTTAACTCCAAGTTTTGGTATTACAAATGCGGTTTGGATGGAACAAGGAGGAATTTTAGCAGTGCCAAATCTTCGTGGAGGTGGCGAATACGGTAAAGCATGGCACGATGCTGGTACAAAAAAGCAAAAACAAAATGTGTTTGACGATTTTATAGCTGCTGGAGAATATTTGATTGAAAATAATTATACTTCATCAGATTATTTAGCAATTAGAGGTGGCTCTAATGGAGGATTATTAGTTGGTGCTGTTATGACACAACGCCCAGATTTAGCAAAAGTAGCTTTACCTGCTGTAGGTGTTTTAGATATGTTACGCTATCATACATTTACTGCTGGTGCAGGTTGGGCATACGATTATGGAACAGCCGAAGACAATAAGGAAATGTTTGAATATCTTAAAGGCTATTCTCCATTACACAACATAAAACCCGATGTACAATACCCAGCAACATTAGTAACTACCGGTGATCATGACGATAGAGTTGTACCTGCACATAGTTTTAAGTTTGCTGCAGAATTACAAAGTAAGCAAGCGGGAAACAATCCAACATTAATTCGTATTGAAACCGATGCGGGTCACGGTGCAGGAACACCTGTAAGCAAAATTATTGAACAATATGCCGATATTTTTGGTTTTACACTGTATAACATGGGCTATGAAGTTCTACCAAGTAAAACTGAAAATTTTAAAGATTAA
- a CDS encoding ABC transporter ATP-binding protein, with amino-acid sequence MLNVKNLTFSYDKTPVLKDISFKAQQGENIAIIGESGSGKSTLLKLIYGEYDLYKGQIFWKDTEILGPNYNLVIGYEFMKYVSQEFDLMPFITVAENIAKHLSRFYPEERQQRTEELLKVVELEAFANVKVKTLSGGQKQRVALARALAKQPEIILLDEPFSHIDNFKKQSLRRSVFKYLKDKNITCIVATHDKEDVLGFADKMIVLNENKIAVNDSPENLYNNPKTPLIASFFGEFNQINNEFIYAHQLKVVDNSNLNATVTKCYFKGNYYLIEADLNGGKVFFEHLELLKKNATVFLSIEKNPL; translated from the coding sequence ATGCTAAACGTTAAAAACCTTACTTTTTCTTATGATAAAACTCCTGTTCTAAAAGACATTTCTTTTAAAGCTCAGCAAGGTGAAAATATTGCGATTATAGGAGAAAGTGGATCGGGAAAAAGCACATTACTTAAACTGATATATGGTGAATATGATTTATATAAAGGACAAATCTTCTGGAAAGACACAGAAATTTTAGGCCCAAATTATAATTTAGTTATTGGTTACGAATTCATGAAATACGTTTCACAGGAATTCGATTTAATGCCTTTTATAACCGTTGCCGAAAACATTGCGAAACACTTATCACGTTTTTATCCCGAAGAAAGACAACAACGCACAGAAGAACTTCTAAAAGTGGTCGAGCTTGAAGCCTTTGCCAATGTAAAAGTAAAAACGCTTTCTGGCGGACAAAAACAACGCGTAGCATTAGCCAGAGCATTAGCCAAACAACCTGAAATTATTTTGTTGGATGAACCTTTTAGCCATATTGATAATTTTAAAAAACAGAGTTTAAGACGAAGTGTTTTTAAATACCTTAAAGACAAAAATATTACATGTATTGTTGCTACTCATGATAAAGAAGATGTTTTGGGTTTTGCTGATAAAATGATAGTTTTAAACGAAAACAAAATAGCTGTTAACGATTCTCCTGAAAACCTATACAACAACCCTAAAACGCCATTAATTGCTTCTTTTTTTGGTGAGTTTAACCAGATAAATAATGAGTTTATTTACGCGCATCAACTAAAAGTTGTGGATAATTCCAATTTAAATGCAACGGTTACCAAGTGTTATTTTAAAGGTAATTATTATTTAATTGAAGCAGATTTAAATGGAGGAAAAGTCTTTTTTGAGCACTTAGAATTGCTTAAAAAAAACGCAACAGTTTTTCTTTCTATTGAGAAAAACCCCTTATAA
- a CDS encoding FAD-binding oxidoreductase: MNLSYWEIKSWLSNIDFTIIGSGIVGINCALHLKEHFPKANILILEKGMLPQGASTKNAGFACFGSLSEILDDLNNHSEQEVIDLVKKRVEGLNLLRKTLGDKTIEYKNYGGFELFNKKDDILFENCLSKRESVNKMLQPIFNKDVFSLQDNIFHFKNIKNQYVFNQFEGQIDTGKMMDALLKKAQLKGVKILNNVTVEGFVENNNSVKVQTNTFEVSASKLFIATNGFASQLNIPEVKPARAQVLITKPIKTLDIKGTFHLDEGYYYFRNIDDRILFGGGRNLDFKGEETTDFGQTHLIQNKLEELLRKVILPKTDFEIEHRWSGIMGVGKQKKVIVKELSNNVFCGVRLGGMGVAIGSLVGKELADLV, from the coding sequence ATGAACCTTTCTTACTGGGAAATAAAATCATGGCTATCAAATATCGATTTTACCATTATAGGTAGTGGTATAGTTGGTATAAATTGTGCGTTACATTTAAAAGAACACTTTCCTAAAGCTAATATACTAATTCTAGAAAAAGGCATGTTACCACAAGGAGCAAGCACAAAAAATGCAGGTTTTGCTTGTTTTGGAAGCCTTAGTGAAATATTAGATGATTTAAATAATCATTCAGAACAAGAGGTTATAGATTTGGTGAAAAAGCGAGTGGAGGGTTTAAACTTATTGCGAAAAACCTTAGGCGATAAAACCATTGAGTATAAAAACTATGGTGGTTTTGAATTGTTTAATAAAAAGGATGATATACTTTTTGAAAACTGTTTATCAAAAAGAGAAAGCGTTAATAAGATGCTTCAACCTATTTTTAACAAGGATGTGTTTAGTTTGCAAGACAATATTTTTCATTTTAAAAACATAAAAAATCAATACGTTTTTAATCAGTTTGAAGGGCAAATTGATACAGGTAAAATGATGGATGCTTTACTTAAAAAAGCACAATTAAAAGGTGTTAAAATTTTAAATAATGTTACGGTAGAAGGCTTTGTAGAAAACAATAATTCAGTAAAAGTACAAACCAATACATTTGAGGTTTCAGCATCAAAATTATTTATAGCTACAAATGGTTTTGCATCGCAACTTAATATACCTGAGGTAAAACCCGCTAGAGCTCAAGTTTTAATTACCAAACCTATAAAAACCCTTGATATAAAAGGCACGTTTCATTTAGATGAAGGCTATTATTATTTTAGAAATATTGATGATAGAATTCTTTTTGGCGGTGGAAGAAACCTGGATTTTAAAGGTGAAGAAACTACAGATTTTGGTCAAACCCATTTAATTCAAAATAAATTAGAAGAACTACTGAGAAAGGTTATTTTGCCAAAAACAGATTTTGAAATTGAACATCGTTGGAGCGGTATTATGGGTGTTGGAAAGCAGAAAAAAGTTATAGTTAAAGAGCTTTCAAATAATGTGTTTTGTGGTGTTAGATTAGGTGGAATGGGAGTTGCTATTGGAAGCTTGGTTGGGAAAGAGTTAGCGGATTTAGTATAA